In Paenibacillus sonchi, a single genomic region encodes these proteins:
- the uxaC gene encoding glucuronate isomerase codes for MKAFIHEDFLLQTEEARVLYHEYAEALPIIDYHCHLDPGAIAENKRFGSITEVWLGGDHYKWRALRTFGVEEKYITGNAPDEEKFAKWSEVLPYTVGNPLYHWSALELKAYFGVEEQLSPQNWRRIYDHCNSLIAQDGFTAQGLITRSNVKWICTTDDPADDLRYHGQIAGQPGFQTGVTPTFRPDKAMQIEAESFPDYVRSLEQAAGYAITSYALMERALLERIEYFDKHGCKVSDHGFSHFPYAEAAPSVLEDIFSKRLSGRILSRLESDQYQTALLLAMGRKYAAHGWAMQLHIGAIRNPNSRMFRELGPDTGFDTIGDNSYADSLYKLLDGLERTGELPRTILYNLNAVQNDVLAAMAGSFQGGGIKGKIQFGSGWWYNDQKDGMIKQLTSLSNLGLLSCFVGMLTDSRSFLSYTRHEYFRRILCNLIGGWVASGDAPRDLAFLGSIVQDICYHNAERYFEFPLSRG; via the coding sequence ATGAAGGCTTTTATTCATGAGGATTTTCTGCTGCAGACGGAAGAAGCGCGGGTGCTCTACCATGAGTATGCCGAAGCTTTGCCCATTATCGATTATCATTGCCACCTTGACCCGGGGGCGATTGCCGAGAACAAGCGCTTTGGCAGCATCACCGAGGTGTGGCTGGGCGGAGACCACTATAAATGGCGGGCGCTGAGAACGTTCGGCGTCGAAGAGAAATATATTACCGGCAATGCTCCGGATGAAGAGAAGTTCGCCAAGTGGAGCGAGGTGCTGCCCTATACGGTCGGCAACCCGCTGTACCATTGGTCCGCGCTGGAGCTGAAAGCCTATTTTGGCGTAGAGGAGCAGCTCAGCCCGCAGAATTGGCGGCGGATTTATGATCACTGCAATTCGCTGATTGCCCAGGACGGCTTCACAGCGCAAGGGCTGATTACCCGGTCCAATGTGAAATGGATCTGTACCACGGATGATCCCGCCGATGATCTCCGCTACCATGGACAAATCGCCGGGCAACCGGGGTTCCAAACCGGAGTTACTCCAACGTTCAGACCGGATAAAGCAATGCAGATTGAAGCGGAGTCTTTCCCGGATTATGTCCGCAGTCTGGAACAAGCTGCCGGTTATGCCATCACGTCCTATGCGCTGATGGAACGCGCCCTGCTGGAGCGGATTGAATATTTTGACAAGCACGGCTGCAAAGTCTCCGACCACGGGTTCTCGCATTTTCCCTATGCGGAGGCAGCGCCTTCTGTGCTGGAAGACATTTTCAGCAAACGCCTGAGCGGGAGAATCCTGAGCCGTCTGGAATCCGACCAGTACCAGACAGCGTTGCTTCTGGCCATGGGGCGCAAATATGCTGCCCACGGTTGGGCCATGCAGCTTCATATCGGAGCGATCCGCAATCCGAATTCACGGATGTTCCGCGAGCTGGGTCCGGATACCGGCTTTGATACCATCGGGGATAACAGCTATGCGGACAGCTTATACAAGCTGCTCGACGGGCTGGAGCGGACCGGAGAGCTTCCGAGGACGATCCTGTATAATCTGAATGCGGTGCAGAATGATGTGCTGGCTGCGATGGCGGGTTCTTTTCAGGGCGGCGGCATCAAGGGCAAAATCCAGTTCGGCTCCGGCTGGTGGTACAACGACCAGAAGGACGGGATGATCAAGCAATTAACGTCTTTGTCGAATCTGGGCCTGCTCAGCTGTTTTGTAGGGATGCTTACAGATTCCCGTTCCTTCCTGTCCTATACCCGGCATGAATATTTCCGGCGGATTCTATGCAATCTGATCGGCGGCTGGGTTGCCAGCGGCGATGCGCCGAGGGATTTGGCTTTTCTGGGAAGCATCGTTCAGGACATTTGCTATCATAACGCTGAGCGGTATTTTGAGTTTCCTCTATCGCGGGGATGA
- a CDS encoding mannitol dehydrogenase family protein, whose translation MLRLTRSSIQREQAAWTAAGVELPQFDYEQVAKNTQQKPEWIHFGAGNIFRGFVANAHQKLLDSGKGATGIIAAETFDFEMIDKVYKPYDNLTLLVLMNARGDFQKRIVNSIVEGITADKSREADDRRLTEVFENPSLQMASFTITEKGYSLTGPNGKYLGIVEKDIEGGPEQPVHAMSIVASLAYKRYLKGAFPMTFVSMDNCSHNGDKLKKGVVTIAKEWTARGLVEEGFVAYLENEQLIAFPLSMIDKITPRPSETVQAALLEQGIGGMDVIITSKNTYTAPFVNAEISEYLVIEDKFTNGRPLLEEAGIIFTDRDTVNNVETMKVTTCLNPLHTALAVSGCLLGYTLIADEMKDDTLRRFVEIIGYKEGLPVVVDPGILSPKQFLDEVLTERFANPFIPDTPQRIATDTSQKVGIRFGETIKSYIRREELDPAQLTAIPLAIAVWCRYLLGVNDEGEAFTLSPDPLLETLQGHLQGVALGDRNASVRPILEDEQLFGVPLYEIGLGSKIEGMFLEMLAGPGAVRRTLEKYLK comes from the coding sequence ATGCTGCGCTTGACCAGAAGCAGTATCCAACGGGAACAAGCAGCCTGGACCGCAGCGGGAGTAGAACTGCCGCAGTTCGATTATGAGCAGGTGGCGAAGAATACACAGCAGAAGCCGGAATGGATTCATTTCGGGGCGGGCAATATTTTTCGGGGATTCGTAGCCAATGCCCATCAGAAGCTGCTGGACAGCGGCAAAGGGGCTACAGGCATCATCGCGGCGGAAACCTTTGATTTCGAGATGATCGACAAGGTCTACAAGCCGTATGATAATCTGACCCTGCTGGTGTTGATGAATGCACGCGGCGATTTTCAGAAAAGAATCGTAAACAGCATCGTCGAGGGAATTACTGCGGACAAAAGCCGTGAAGCAGATGACCGCCGCCTGACGGAAGTGTTCGAGAACCCCAGTCTGCAAATGGCGAGCTTCACTATTACGGAGAAGGGATATTCGCTGACGGGGCCTAACGGGAAGTACCTTGGCATTGTGGAAAAGGATATCGAAGGCGGACCGGAGCAGCCGGTTCATGCCATGAGCATCGTCGCTTCTCTTGCATACAAGCGTTATCTGAAAGGCGCCTTCCCGATGACCTTCGTCAGCATGGATAACTGTTCCCATAACGGCGACAAGCTGAAGAAGGGCGTCGTGACGATTGCCAAGGAATGGACGGCCAGAGGTCTGGTTGAAGAAGGTTTCGTAGCCTATCTGGAGAATGAGCAGCTGATTGCCTTCCCGCTGTCGATGATCGACAAAATCACGCCGCGCCCTTCGGAAACGGTCCAGGCGGCACTGCTGGAGCAGGGGATTGGCGGTATGGATGTGATCATTACCTCCAAAAATACCTATACCGCACCCTTCGTTAACGCGGAAATCAGTGAATACCTGGTCATCGAAGACAAGTTCACGAACGGCCGGCCTCTGCTTGAGGAAGCGGGCATTATCTTCACCGACCGGGATACGGTCAACAATGTGGAGACGATGAAGGTTACGACATGCCTCAACCCGCTGCATACGGCGCTTGCCGTATCCGGCTGTCTGCTCGGCTATACCCTGATTGCGGATGAAATGAAGGACGATACTCTGCGGAGATTCGTGGAGATTATCGGGTATAAGGAAGGTCTGCCTGTTGTAGTGGACCCCGGCATCCTCAGTCCGAAGCAGTTTCTGGATGAAGTGCTGACGGAGCGCTTCGCCAATCCGTTCATTCCGGATACGCCGCAGCGGATCGCCACCGACACCTCACAGAAGGTGGGCATCCGGTTCGGAGAAACGATTAAATCGTATATCCGCCGGGAGGAGCTTGATCCGGCGCAGCTGACGGCGATCCCGCTGGCCATTGCGGTCTGGTGCCGCTATCTGCTTGGCGTGAATGATGAAGGAGAAGCCTTCACGCTGAGTCCTGACCCGCTGCTGGAAACGCTGCAGGGACATCTGCAAGGGGTTGCCCTCGGCGACCGGAACGCCAGTGTGCGCCCGATTCTTGAAGATGAGCAGCTTTTTGGCGTTCCGCTGTATGAGATTGGCCTCGGAAGCAAGATTGAGGGGATGTTCCTGGAAATGCTGGCAGGACCGGGAGCCGTGCGGAGAACCTTGGAGAAGTATTTGAAGTAG
- the uxuA gene encoding mannonate dehydratase has translation MNMTWRWYGEGNDNITLDHIRQIPGVMGIVWSLHEKVAGEVWEMERIQEVADQITSKGFSTAVVESVNVHDDIKIGLPTRDKYIDIYIDTIRKLAKVGVKVICYNFMPVFDWTRTELYKELPDGSNALFYEKAAITDNPREMVDRILKGAGQFTMPGWEPERLAKLDELFAAYADVTEEKLFENLKYFLERIIPVCEEVDIKMAIHPDDPAWPIFGLPRIIRSRDTIRRMLDAVDSPYNGLTFCTGSLGSNPENDLPAMIREFHDRIYFAHIRNVKVFENGDFIEVSHRGRDGSVDVAEVVKAYHENGYTGYVRPDHGRHLWGEEKNCRPGYGLYDRALGIMYLLGVWDSLDNVKGAK, from the coding sequence ATGAACATGACGTGGAGATGGTATGGTGAAGGCAATGACAATATTACGCTTGACCATATCCGGCAGATTCCGGGGGTTATGGGTATTGTCTGGTCTTTGCATGAGAAGGTAGCCGGTGAAGTGTGGGAAATGGAACGGATCCAGGAAGTGGCGGATCAAATCACCAGCAAGGGCTTCAGCACAGCAGTGGTGGAGAGCGTCAACGTTCATGATGATATCAAAATCGGCCTGCCGACCCGTGATAAATATATCGATATTTATATCGACACCATCCGTAAACTGGCGAAGGTTGGCGTGAAGGTTATCTGCTACAATTTCATGCCGGTGTTCGACTGGACGCGTACCGAACTGTACAAAGAACTGCCGGACGGTTCAAATGCCCTCTTTTATGAAAAGGCTGCCATTACCGATAATCCGCGTGAGATGGTGGACCGGATCTTGAAGGGAGCGGGGCAGTTCACCATGCCGGGCTGGGAGCCGGAGCGCCTTGCGAAGCTGGATGAGCTGTTCGCAGCCTATGCCGATGTGACTGAAGAAAAGCTGTTCGAGAACCTCAAATATTTCCTGGAGCGTATTATTCCGGTCTGCGAGGAAGTGGACATCAAGATGGCCATTCATCCTGACGATCCGGCCTGGCCGATCTTTGGCCTGCCGCGCATTATCCGCAGCCGCGATACGATCCGCCGTATGCTTGACGCCGTAGACAGCCCGTACAATGGCCTTACTTTTTGCACGGGGTCACTGGGTTCCAATCCGGAGAACGATCTGCCGGCCATGATCCGCGAGTTCCATGACCGTATTTATTTTGCCCATATCCGCAATGTGAAGGTGTTTGAGAACGGGGATTTCATTGAGGTCTCGCACCGCGGACGTGACGGCAGTGTCGATGTGGCAGAGGTTGTGAAGGCATATCATGAGAACGGGTATACCGGTTATGTACGGCCTGACCATGGACGCCACCTCTGGGGCGAAGAGAAAAACTGCCGTCCGGGCTACGGACTCTATGACCGGGCGCTCGGCATCATGTATTTGCTTGGCGTCTGGGACAGCCTGGACAATGTCAAGGGGGCGAAATAA
- a CDS encoding GntR family transcriptional regulator produces MSIKAEIMNTLKHEILTLSLKPGTILSETALSERFQISRTPLRDVLKQLALESYTDIYPKKGISSPILILNPLNKLHICAAHWKKRS; encoded by the coding sequence ATGTCGATCAAAGCTGAAATTATGAATACACTGAAGCATGAAATCCTTACCTTGTCCTTGAAGCCAGGCACCATTCTGAGCGAAACCGCCCTGTCTGAACGCTTTCAGATTTCGCGGACGCCGCTGCGTGATGTGCTGAAACAGCTGGCTCTGGAATCCTATACCGATATCTATCCGAAAAAGGGAATATCGTCTCCTATATTGATCTTGAATCCGTTGAACAAATTACATATCTGCGCAGCACATTGGAAAAAGAGATCCTGA
- a CDS encoding FCD domain-containing protein — protein MEKEILKDLSSQLLLTGVHELKDILERQKEAIGHNDIDSFLNQDDAFHRALYRLAGREFLWNLIQQSNVHYLRYRRLHMLKTEKLAGIWKEHQSLLELMVHKETAKIGPLIHHHLREDIHSLDFQENFSEYLKK, from the coding sequence TTGGAAAAAGAGATCCTGAAGGATCTCTCTTCACAGCTTTTGCTCACCGGGGTGCACGAGCTTAAGGACATTCTGGAACGGCAGAAGGAAGCCATCGGGCACAATGATATCGATTCCTTTCTCAATCAGGATGACGCGTTTCACCGGGCCTTGTACCGGCTTGCCGGACGGGAATTTCTGTGGAATCTGATTCAGCAGTCCAATGTGCATTACCTCCGGTACCGCAGGCTGCACATGCTGAAAACAGAGAAGCTCGCGGGAATCTGGAAGGAGCATCAATCCCTGCTGGAGCTGATGGTGCATAAGGAAACCGCAAAGATCGGCCCGCTGATCCACCACCATCTCCGGGAAGATATCCATTCGCTGGATTTTCAGGAGAATTTCTCGGAGTATCTGAAGAAATAA